In Massilia sp. METH4, the genomic window TCTGTCCCCATTTTCAGAGCAACGTTATCCCAGCTCGGTGATGATCCGGTCCAGCGCAATGTCATGCCCGTCACTACCGAACTCGGCAGCGAGGCAGGAGTAAGCGATGCCCACCGTGGCCGGCCGCGGTTCCTTTTCCAGCGTGCGGTCGTAGAAACCGCCGCCGTATCCCAGCCGGTAGCCGGCCGTATTGAAACCCAGGCAGGGCACCAGCAGTGCCGGCGGATAGGGTTCGATGCGCAGCTCGGCCGGCACGGCAATCCCCATGGCATCCTTCACCAGCGGTTCGCCGATCCGCCAGGCGGCGAAATCGAGCGGCGCGTCGCGCTTGAGCACGACCGGCAGCAGCAGGCGCACGCCGAGCCGTGCCAGCTCGGCATAGGCGGCATGCAGGTCCGGTTCGTCGCGCAGCGGCCAGTACACGCCCAGCGTATCCACCCTGGCCGTGTGCCACCATTTCACGATGTGCCGGCAGATGTCAGCATCCCACTGGGTGCGTGTCTCGGCCGACAGGTTGCGGCGTGCGGCCAGCAATTGCCTGCGCAACGTAGCTTTATCCGCCGGGTCTGTCTGTACGTGCGCGGCTGGTAGCCCTTGAGCAAGGCGTGTTATTCTCTGGTCGCTGGTCATGTCACTATTGAGAGTCGTATCTTGATTTCCCCGTCGAAATGGATAGCCGGCGCGCTGTTTGCCTTCACTTGCGCCACGACGCCGCTTGCGATCCCGCAGGACCTCGGCGAGAGCCGCAAGGACGATGACGCGTTCCTGCTGCTGCGCGACTCCGTGCGCCGCAACGATGCAACGAAGGCGGAGTTCTACGCGGCGCGGCTGGCGGACTACGCCATTCCATCCTACGTCGACTATTATCGGCTCAAATCCCATTTCCGTGACGCCACCTCCGAGGAGATCCTGGCGTTCCTGCAGCGTTACGACGGTACCGCGATCGCCGACCGCCTGCGCAACGACTGGCTGCTGGAGCTGGGCCGCAAGCGCGAATGGGCAATGTTCGACCAGCAGTACCCGCTGTTCGTGCTGAAGGACGATACCCAGGTCAAGTGCTACGCATTGCTGTCGCGGCTGTCGAAAGGCGAGAACGTGGCGGCCGAGGCGCGCACCCTCCTGATCTATCCGCCGTACTACGGCGACGGGTGCAGTGCCCTGATCGCGTCGCTGGCCCAGACCGGCCAGTTCACGCAGGAAGACCTGTGGGCGCAGGTGCGCCTGGCTGGCGAAACGAATGCCACCGGGCCGGCGCGGCGCACCATCATCCTGCTGAACGGGTCGGACAAGAAGATGGCCCAGGCGATCGACCTGCCGGCCGTGGTGCTGGCGAAGGGCGTGGGCGATTCGAAGGCCGACCGCGAAGTCTTCCTGGTCGCGCTGGGCCGCGCCGCCCGCACCAGCGTGAAACTTTCCGTGCTCGCGCTGCGCAAGGCGCTGCCGAGGCTTAATGCCCAGGAGCAGGCGATCGGCTGGGCCAACATCGCCTTGCCGGCATCGTACGTGGTGGACCCGGATACGTCCGACTACTGGCGGCGCGCCCATGGCGCGCCGCTGTCGATCGACCAGCACCAGTGGCGCACGCGGTATGCCCTGCGCGACGGTAACTGGCAACTGGTGCGCGACTATATCGCGGCGATGCCGCCGCAATTGCGGCAGGACCCCACCTGGGTGTACTGGCAGGCGCGCGCCTCGGTGGCGCTGGCCGGCGGGCACATGACGCCCGAGGCGCAGTTCCTGTACCAGAGCATTGCCGACCGCGAGGATTACTACGGCCTGCTGGCTGCCGAGGAACTGGGCCGCACCGTTACCATCCCGCCGCCCGGCGCACCGGTGACGCCCGCCGAAATCGCCGCGATCGCCGCCAATCCCGGCATCGCCCGCGCGCTGAAGTTCTTCGACATGCGGCTGCGCTTCGAAGGTTTGCGCGAATGGAACTGGGAGGTGCGCCGTCTGTCCGACCGCGAGCTGCTCGCCGCCGCCGAATACGCGCGGCAGAAGCATATCCTCGACCGCATGGTGTACACCTCCGAGCGTACCCGCGCCCTGGCCGACTACACGCACCGCTACCCGGCGCCGCACGACGACATCATGCGCCCCACCACGAATACGCTGGGCCTCGACCGCGCCTGGGTGTATGGCCTGATCCGCCAGGAGTCGCGCTTCGTGATGAACGCCCAGTCCAGCGCGGGGGCGTCGGGCCTGATGCAGGTGATGCCGTCGACCGGCCGCTGGGTCGCGAACAAGATCGGGCTCACGAACTTCGTGCAGGACATGCTGACGGATGTACGCACCAACATCCTGCTGGGCACGAACTACATGAACATGGTGCTGGGCAGCATGGACGGTTCGCAGGTGCTGGCGACCGCCGCCTATAACGCGGGGCCGGGCCGCCTGCGCTCCTGGCGCTCCGCGCTGACGAAGCCGATGGACGCCACCGTGTTCATCGAATCGATTCCCTATTCGGAAACGCGCGGCTACGTGAAGAACGTGATGACCAATGCCACCTACTATGCCGCGCTGTTCGAAGGCCGGCCGCAGTCGATGAAGGCGCGGCTGGGCGTCGTCACCCCGCGCGGCTATGGTGTCAACGAAATGCGGGGCAAAGAGCAGGGCGGCCCGCGCGACCAGGAACCGCGCGAGCAGGAGCCGCAAGCCACGCAGCAAACCGCGCATCAAGACAGTCTCTCGAGCCGCTGAGCGCTCGCCAACCATCCACCCTCATGCAAACGATCGAACTCGACCCTACCCTGAGCCAGACCCTGGCCGCCGCGCGCGAGCCCGGTCTCACCCTCGTCATCGGCACCAAGAACCTCTCTTCCTGGTCGATGCGGCCATGGGTAGCGATGACCGCGTTCGGTATTCCCTTCACCGAGGTGCGCGTGGAGCTGGACCAGCCGGATACCTCCAGCAAGATTGCCCGCTACACGCACAGCGGCCGCGTGCCCGTGCTGCTGGCCGGCGACATCACGATCTGGGACAGCCTGGCGATCTGCGAATACCTGGCCGAGCAATTCCCCGACAAGCACCTGTGGCCGCAGGACGTGGCGGCGCGCGCGATGGCGCGTTCGATCTGCGCCGAGATGCACTCGAGCTTCATGAGCCTGCGCAGCACGATGCCGATGAATATCGCCGCCAGCCTGCGCGGCCAGGGCCGCACGCCGGAAACCCAGGCCGATATCGGCCGCGTCAGCGAGATCTGGGAAGAGTGCCTGTCCCGCTTCGGGCATAACGAGTTCCTGTTCGGCGACTTCTCGCTGGCCGATGCCTTCTACGCGCCGGTCGTGACCCGCTTCAACACCTATGGCGTGGCGCTGCCGCCGGCGCTGTCGGCCTATTGCGAACGGGTGACGCGCCACCCGGCCGTGGCACGCTGGATCGAGGCGGCGCAAGCCGAGGCAGCGGGGAGCGGCGGTTCGGAATGAAGACCTATGTCGTTGGCGGTGCCGTCCGCGATGAACTGCTCGGGCTGCCCGTCAAGGACCATGACCATGTCGTCGTCGGCGCCACCCCGGAACAAATGGTGCGGCAGGGCTTTCGCGCCGTCGGCAAGGATTTTCCCGTGTTCCTGCACCCGGTCACGCACGAGGAATATGCGCTCGCCCGCACCGAGCGCAAGACCGCGCCCGGCTACAAGGGCTTCGTGTTCCACACGGCGCCCGATGTGACGCTGGAACAGGACCTGGTGCGCCGCGACCTGACCATCAACGCCATCGCGCGCGCCGAGGATGGCACGCTGACCGATCCGTTCGATGGCCGCGGCGACATCGAGCGCCGCGTGTTCCGGCACGTTTCCGATGCGTTCGCGGAAGACCCGGTGCGCATCCTGCGCGTGGCCCGCTTCGCCGCCCGCTACACCGATTTCACCGTGGCGCCCGAGACCAATGCGCTGATGCGCCGCATGGTCGACGAGGGCGAGGTCGATGCCCTGGTGCCCGAGCGCGTATGGCAGGAGCTCTCGCGCGGGCTGATGGAGAAGCAGCCGTCGCGCATGCTGCAGGTGCTGCGCGATTGCGGTGCGCTGGCGCGCATCGTGCCGGAGCTGGACCGGCTGTGGGGCGTGCCCCAGCCGGAGCAATGGCACCCGGAGATCGATACCGGCATTCACCTGGAGCAGGTGGTCGATTACGCGGCAGGGCAGGGCTACGACCTGCCGGTGCGCTTCGCGGCGCTGCTGCACGACCTGGGCAAGGGCATCACACCGGCGGAAAAGTGGCCGGCCCATCATGGCCATGAGGGACTGGGGGCCGCGCTCGTCAAGGAGGTCTGCGCGCGGCTGAAAGTGCCTACCGAGTGCCGCGACCTGGCGGTGCTGGCCGCCCGCGAACACGGCAACGTAACGCGGGCGCTGGAACTGCGTTGCAACACGATCGTGAAGCTGTTCGAGCGCGGCGACGCGTTCAGGAAGCCGGCCCGCTTCCTGCAACTGCTGCAGGTGGCCGAATCCGATGCGCGCGGCCGCGAAGGCCGCACCGTTTCGTTCCGCGACGCGCCTTTCCCGCAACGCGAGCACCTGGAGACGGCGCTGGGCGCCGCCCGCGCCGTCAACGCGGGCGAAATCGCCCAGGCCTGCGCCGAGCGGCCCGAGCGCATTCCCGAGATGGTGCGCGCCGCCCGCGTGCGCGCGGTGCGCGAGGCGCTGGCGCGGCAGGACGAATCGGATGAAGACCCGTCGGACGGAGAAGGCTGATGGCGCGCCTGAACCTGTTCCGCAATCCCTTGCATCAATGGCTGGGCCGCCCGGAGCCGCGGCCCACGATTCCCGTCAAGGAATTGCGCGAGCGGGACCGCCGGCGCATCCTGCGGCACTTCCTGCAGATCGAAGGGCGCGACCGCCTGCTGCGCTTCGGCTCGCCCATCACGGACGAGCAGGTGGCCAAGTATGTCGACAGCATCGACTTCAAGCGCGATATCGTGTTCGGCGTCTACAACCGCATGTTCCGGCTGGTCGCGGTCGGGCACCTGGGGTTTGCCGAGCCGGAAAAAGACGCGGCCACCGACAAGGACCGCGTGGCCGAATTCGGTGTCTCGGTGCTGAAGTCGGCGCGCGGCCTGGGCATCGGCTCCAAGCTGTTCGAGCGCGCCGCCATCGTCTGCCGCAACCACGACGTCGACACGCTGTACATGCATTGCCTGTCGTCGAACCAGATCATGATCCACATCGCCAAGAAGGCGGGCATGGAAATCCACCGCGACTATGGCGAGGCGGATGCCTACCTGAAGCTGGGCCCGGCCGATCCGTCGAGCGTGCTGCGCGAGGCAATGGAAGAGCAGCTGGCCACCCTCGACTACGCGCTGAAAGCCAATGTCCGGCGCGCTACCAAGCTGTGGGACATGCTGCCGGGGCGGAAGAAGTAATGGCTCGGCCGTAATGGCTCAGTCGTAATGGCTCAGTTCGTGTCAAGGGGTCAGATACCGTGTTCACCCGCAAGCCTTTTGCCCATGTGATTCGGGTCAAATGGCTTTCCTGAGCGGACGACGCCGTACATCTGGTGCACGAGCTTGCGCATGACGGCAGCGATGACAGCCATCTTAGCCATGCCTGTTGACTGCAGCCGGTTTGCAAATTCCCTTAACAGCGGGTTCTTTCTGATCGCTGTAAGTGCTGGCATGTATAGGGCTGCCCGCAGGTCGCGACAGCCCATTCTGGTAATGGTAGTCCTACCCCTCACCGAGCTGCCTGATTGCCTCTGGCGTGGCGTCACCCCAATGTAGGCCGCCAGTTCCTTGGCGCTGCCGAAGCGCCGCAGGTTCCCCACACGACCAAGTACCTTGGCCGCGGTCCCGCGGCCAAGGCCTGGGATCGACTCAATCAGCTCAGCATCGTGCCGGAGATCCGGATGCCGATCGATGTGATCATCGATATCGTTCTCCAGCTGCTTGATTTGTTTGTCCAGCCAATCCAAGTGCGTCTTGGCGTGAGCTGCCACCTCGGTCTGGTTTGCAAACTCAAGTGCTTCGATACGATTGGCCTGTTGCTGTCGAATGTCTTTCAACGATGCCAGATGCTCGTTCCAAGCCCTCAATTGCCGCTGCTCGTGCGAAGGGGCCTGCCAAAGCGCTGGGCTCATCGCTGCGCAGTATCGCGCAATGAGAGCTGCATCAGCTTTGTCGTTTTTGTTTCGGATGATTAGACTCTGGCCAAATCCTTTGATGCTGGCAGGATTGACGACGCTGACCTTCATGCCCATGTCGCTCAATGCCAGGGCAACAGGCTCGCTGTACACGCCTGTCGATTCCATGCAAATATGGACCGCATCGAGCGTAACATCCTGATTCTTCAACCACTTTATCAGCTCTGCGTAACCGTCCCTGTTGTTCGGAAGCACTTTGCTCTTGAGCTTCCCATTCTTCAGCAACGCTATATCCAGTTTGCTTTTGCTGACATCAATTCCTACTACTGGCGTGCCTACGAAATTCATTTGGTGACCACCCTCGTATGCAGGCTCGAAGCCTAAGATACCGTCCGGACTTAACAATGAAAAACAGGCAGAGGCGCCAATCTGACCCACAGGCTCTTGGCCTTAGACACCATCGACATCACTCTGCCTGGCCGTTTCCTTCAGCGGTAATTTTGCCAAAGATCCGACGGGATCATCATACGAGGCACCTTGACACGAACTCAGCAGGCAATGCCGCCCGCTGTCACACCAGCGGCAACGCCGTCGTATCCTTGATACGCTGCAGGGCGAAACTGGACTTCACGTCCAGCACGGCCGGGTGCCGCAGCAAGGTGGCCATCATGAAGCGCGAGAAGTGGTCCATGTCTTCCACGTGCACGCGCAGCAGGTAATCCATCTCGCCCGTCATCGCATAGCAGGCCACCACCTCCGGCCACTGCTCTACCGCCACGGCGAAATCCTCGCGCGGCGAGACGGTGCCCGGCAGCGCGCCCAGCGCCCGGGCCGTGCTGTGCGCCACGGCGGCGGCGTCGCTGTGCTTTTCCAGCCGCACGTTCACATAGGCGAGGAGGCCCAGGCCGATCTTGTCCGGGTCGAGCAGCGCCACGTACTGGCGGATCACGCCTTCCTCTTCCAGCCGCTTGATGCGACGCAGGCAGGGCGAGGGCGACAGGCTGACCTGCTCGGCCACATCCTGGTTCGACAGGCGGCCATCTTCCTGAAGGATGGAAAGAATTTTACGGTCTGTCTTGTCCAGCGCGATCTTGGTCATAATCTCCTCTTTGCTTGCCTGATGACGCAATATTATTGCTCAAATAAGGGTTGCGCGGGAAATCTTTGCAATTTAATTCTCCGGGTCGAAGCCTATACTTTTCGCTGTTCGACAAAAGTATGAATACCGAAAGAGGAGACGCACATGCAATTCACGCCCTGGGAAAACCCGATGGGAACCGACGGATTCGAATTCGTCGAGTTTGCCGCCCCCGATCCGAAAGCGCTCGGCCAATTGTTCGAGAACATGGGGTTCACCGCCATCGCCCGGCACCGCACCAAGGATGTCACGCTGTACCGCCAGGGCGAGATCAACTTCATCATCAATGCCGAACAACATTCGTTCGCGCAGCGCTTCGCGCGCCAGCACGGCCCTTCCGTATGCGCGATCGCGATCCGCGTCGACGATGCCGCCTACGTCTACAACAAGGCGCTGGAGATGGGCGCCTGGGGCTTCGACAACAAGACGGGCCCGATGGAATTGAACATTCCCGCCATCAAGGGCGTGGGGGATTCGCTGCTGTACCTGGTGGACCGCTGGCGCGGCAAGAATGCCGCGAAAGGCCAGGCGCCCGGCAGCATCGGCGACATCAGCATCTACGACGCCGACTTCGTGGCCATTCCCGGCGTGGACCCGAACCCGGTCGGCAACGGCCTCACCTATATCGACCACCTCACGCACAACGTCTACCGTGGCCGGATGGCCGAGTGGGCCGGCTTCTACGAGCGGCTGTTCAACTTCCGCGAGATCCGCTACTTCGACATCGAAGGCCGCCTGACGGGCCTGAAATCGAAGGCGATGACTTCGCCGTGCGGCAAGATCCGCATTCCCATCAATGAATCGTCGGACGACAAGTCGCAGATCGCCGAATACCTGAACGAATACCACGGCGAGGGTATCCAGCACATCGCGCTGGGCACCGACGACATCTACCGCTCGATCCAGGGAATGCGCGACAACGGTATCGCATTCCAGGATACGATCGAAACGTATTACGAGCTGGTCAACCGGCGCTTGCCGAACCACGGCGAGAACCTCGATGAGCTGCGCCGCCTGCGCATCCTGATCGACGGCCAGGCGAACAGTGCGCATTCGGCCGAACCTCAGCGCGAGCTGCTGCTGCAGATCTTCACGCAGAACGTGATCGGGCCGATCTTCTTCGAGATCATCCAGCGCAAGGGCGACCAGGGCTTTGGCGAAGGCAATTTCCGCGCGCTGTTCGAGTCGATCGAGCTCGATCAGATCCGCCGGGGAGTACTCGAGGACCCGGCAAAAGCGCCCGCGTAAGACGCAGCGCCAGTTGGGACACCACCGGGCCGGCAGCTCCGCACAAGATGGGGCGCCGGCCTTGGGCTTTACAAAAGACAATGGAGACAAGCGATGAACGCACCTCACAAGGGTACGGAGCTAGGCAACCCCGGCATCACCCTCGACGACAAGTGGACGCTCGAACGCGGCCGCGCCTTCCTGACCGGCACCCAGGCGCTGATCCGCCTGCCGATGCTGCAGCGTGAACGCGACCTGAAGGAAGGCCTGAACACGGCAGGCTACATCACCGGCTACCGGGGTTCGCCCGTTACGTCGATCGACCAGACGGCGATGAAGGCGAAAAAACACCTGGAAGCCCACCACGTCAAGTTCCATCCGGGCATGAACGAAGACCTCGCCGCCACCGCGGTCTGGGGCACCCAGCAAGCCAACCTGTTCCCCGATGCGAAATACGATGGCGTGTTCTCCATGTGGTATGGCAAGGGTCCCGGCGTGGACCGCTGCGGCGACGTGTTCAAGCACGCCAACAATGCCGGCACGTCGGCCCACGGTGGCGTGCTGGTGCTGGCCGGCGACGACCACGCCGCGAAATCGTCGTCCACCGCCCACCAGTCCGACCATATCCTGGCGGCCTGCGGCATTCCCGTGCTGTACCCGTCCTCCGTGCAGGAGTACATCGACTACGGCTTGCACGGCTGGGCGATGAGCCGCTACACGGGGCTGTGGGTGGCGATGAAGTGCGTGACCGACATCATCGAATCGGGCGCCGTCATCGACTTCGATCCGGACCGCGTGCAGATCGCCATGCCGGACGACTTCGAGCTGCCGCCGGGCGGCCTGAACATCCGCTGGCCGGACGCGGTGCTGGACCAGGAAGTGCGGATGAACAGCTACAAATGGTACGCCGCGCTGGCGTACTGCCGCGCGAATAAACTCAACAAGATCATCTGGGACAGCCCGAAGCCGAAGATCGGCATCATCACGGCCGGCAAGTCCTACCTCGACACGCGCCAGGCGCTGGCCGACCTGGGCATCGACGAGCAGGCCGCAAGCGACATCGGTATCCGCCTGTACAAGATCGGCATGACCTGGCCGCTGGAAGCGGATGGCGTGCAGGCGTTCGCGCGTGGGCTGGACGAGATCATCGTCATCGAGGAAAAGCGCCAGATCCTCGAATACGCGCTGAAGGAAGAGCTGTACAACCTGCCGGACGGCCAGCGTCCCCGCGTGGTCGGCAAGTTCGACGATACGGGCGAATGGTCGAACCAGCACCGCAGCGGCCACGGCGACTGGCTGCTGCCCGCCACCTATGAACTGAACCCGGCGCAGATCGCCCGCGCCATCGCCAGCCGCATCACGCACTACTGCGCCGGCCATCCGGTGGCCAGGCGCGTGCAGGAACGCATCGCCTTCCTGGAAGCGAAGGAACTGGTGCTGAAGAACGTGCCGGCCAAGGCCAATCCGGAAACGGACCGCACGCCGTACTTCTGCTCCGGCTGCCCGCACAATACGTCGACCAAGGTACCGGAAGGCTCGCGCGCCATGGCCGGCATCGGCTGCCACTACATGGTGCTGTGGATGGACCGTGAAACGTCCACGTTCACGCACATGGGCGCGGAAGGCGTGACGTGGGTGGGCCAGGCGCCGTTCACGAACGAGAAGCACGTATTCACGAACCTGGGCGACGGCACGTACTTCCACTCCGGCATCCTGGCGATCCGCGCCGCGGTGGCCGCGAAGGTGAACATCACCTACAAGATCCTGTACAACGACGCAGTGGCCATGACGGGCGGCCAGAACGTCGATGGCCCGCTCGACCCCGGCATGATCTCGCGGCAGATCGCCGCCGAGGGCGTGAACCCGATCATCGTCGTCACCGACGACCCGGACAAATATCCCGACGATTACGCCTGGGCGCCCGGCGTGACGGTGCGCCACCGCTCCGAGCTGATGGACGTGCAGAAGGAATTGCGCGACAAACCCGGCGTGTCGGCCATGATCTACGACCAGACCTGCGCTTCCGAGAAGCGGCGCCGCCGCAAGCGCAACGAATACCCGGACCCCGCCAAGCGCGTGGTCATCAACGAGGCCGTGTGCGAGGGTTGCGGCGATTGCTCGGTGCAATCGAACTGCCTGTCGGTGGAACCGCTGGAAACGGAACTGGGCCGCAAGCGCCAGATTAACCAGTCCAGCTGCAACAAGGATTACTCGTGCGTGTCCGGCTTCTGCCCAAGCTTCGTCACCGTCGAAGGCGGCGCATTGAAGAAGCCGAAGAAGGCAGCAGCCGGCGGCGAGATTCCGGCACTGCCGTCGCCAGTGCTGCCGTCGACCGCGCAGCCGTTCGGCATCCTCGTCACCGGCATCGGCGGCACGGGTGTGGTCACCGTCGGCCAGATCCTGGCGGTGGCGGCGCACGTGGAAAACAAGGGCGCCGTGGTGCTGGACATGAGCGGCCTGGCACAAAAGGGCGGGCCGGTGATGTCGCACGTGCGGCTGGCCGACCGCCAGGCCGACCTGCACTCCACGCGCGTGGGCACCGGCAGCGCCGACCTGGTGATCGGCTGCGACCAGATCGTGACCGCCAGCCGCGACGCGTTGAGCCGCATGGGCGAAGGCCGCACCTGGGCCGCAATCAATTCCACGGGCGCCACCACCGCCGCGTTCGTGAAGAACCCGGACTGGCAATTCCCCGGCACCAGCTCGCAGGCGGAAATCCTGCGCGCGTGCGGCGACGACCGCGTGGACTTCATCGACGCCGGCCGCATCGCCACGGCGCTGATGGGCGACGCGATCGCCACCAATATGTTCATGCTGGGCTACTGCTTCCAGAAGGGCCATGTGCCGCTGTCGGAAGGCGCGCTGATGAAGGCGATCGAGTTGAACGGCGTATCGGTGGCATTCAACAAGGCTGCGTTCAACTGGGGCCGCTATGCGGCGCACGACCTGGCCGCGGTGACGAAGATGGCGGCGCCTGCCCAGGTCATCGAGTTCAAGCGTACGCAATCGCTGGACGAATTGATCACCCGCCGCGTCGAACTGCTGACCGCTTACCAGAACACTGCCTATGCCAACGAATACCGCGACTTCGTGGAACAAGTGCGCGCCGCGGAGCAGAAGCTGGGTTCGAAGAAGCTCGCCGAAGCCGTGGCCCGCTACCTGTACAAGCTGATGGCGTACAAGGACGAGTACGAAGTGGCTCGGCTGCATACCGATCCCGCGTTCCGCCAGAAGATCGAAGGCATGTTCGAAGGCGAGTACGCGGTGAAGTTCCACCTGGCGCCGCCGCTGCTGGCGAAGAAGGACAAGGACGGCCACCTGATCAAGCAGCAGTTCGGCCCGTGGATGCGCCATGCGTTCGGCGTACTGGCGAAATTGAAGGGCTTGCGCGGTACGCCGCTCGACGTGTTCGGCTACACGGCCGAGCGCAGGATGGAGCGCGCATTGATCGGGCAGTACCGCGATACAGTGATGGGCCTGCTGCCGAAGCTCACGCAGGAAAACCTGGCCACGGCCGTGGCGATCGCCCGGATTCCGGAAGATATCCGCGGTTATGGGCATGTGAAGGAGCGGCACCTGAAGGCGGCGAAGCAGAAGGAGGCGTCGCTGCTGGCCACCTATCGCTCAGGTTCGCGCGAGGCGGCCTCCGCGTCTCACGCAGCGTGACAGCCGGCGGCTGCGGGCCTTGCCCCCGCGGCCGTTGCGCTGCTATCGTTATGCAAGGATCGTTGACAACCGCCCGGGAATTGTCGGGCAACGCATAAGCAATCACGAAAGGCTTCGTTCGAAAAAGACACGCTCGTACGTATGATGCGGTTCCCACAAGGACCAGCCGGGGCATTACAGATGAACAACATGTAAGTCTATAATGCTTCGGCCGCGGCGGAACCGGCACGCGATCCGTGCCGCGTTCCGCCTTTTTTATCGGTCGACCCGACCCTCACCGGAGCCTTGTAGATGATTCGCACCGCCCTGTCGCTTGCCTTGCTCGCCGTTGTTCCCGCCGTCCATGCCGTCCCCGATCTCGCCACCGTCTCGGAACGCTCCGGCTTCCAGGCCACCGGCCGCTACGACGAAGTGATCCGGCTGTGCGCGGACTTCCAGAAGGCATATCCGAAGGCGGTGCGCTGCTTCGAGTTCGGGCGCACGCCGGAAGGGCGGCCGATGCTGGCGCTGGCCGTGTCGAAGTCCGGTGCGCTGACGGCCGACGCGGCGAAGAAGAAGAACATCCCCGTGCTGCTGGTGCAGGGCGGCATCCACGCCGGCGAGATCGACGGCAAGGATGCCGGCTTCCTCGCGCTGCGCCACGCCCTCG contains:
- a CDS encoding 5-formyltetrahydrofolate cyclo-ligase, translating into MRRQLLAARRNLSAETRTQWDADICRHIVKWWHTARVDTLGVYWPLRDEPDLHAAYAELARLGVRLLLPVVLKRDAPLDFAAWRIGEPLVKDAMGIAVPAELRIEPYPPALLVPCLGFNTAGYRLGYGGGFYDRTLEKEPRPATVGIAYSCLAAEFGSDGHDIALDRIITELG
- a CDS encoding transglycosylase SLT domain-containing protein, which produces MISPSKWIAGALFAFTCATTPLAIPQDLGESRKDDDAFLLLRDSVRRNDATKAEFYAARLADYAIPSYVDYYRLKSHFRDATSEEILAFLQRYDGTAIADRLRNDWLLELGRKREWAMFDQQYPLFVLKDDTQVKCYALLSRLSKGENVAAEARTLLIYPPYYGDGCSALIASLAQTGQFTQEDLWAQVRLAGETNATGPARRTIILLNGSDKKMAQAIDLPAVVLAKGVGDSKADREVFLVALGRAARTSVKLSVLALRKALPRLNAQEQAIGWANIALPASYVVDPDTSDYWRRAHGAPLSIDQHQWRTRYALRDGNWQLVRDYIAAMPPQLRQDPTWVYWQARASVALAGGHMTPEAQFLYQSIADREDYYGLLAAEELGRTVTIPPPGAPVTPAEIAAIAANPGIARALKFFDMRLRFEGLREWNWEVRRLSDRELLAAAEYARQKHILDRMVYTSERTRALADYTHRYPAPHDDIMRPTTNTLGLDRAWVYGLIRQESRFVMNAQSSAGASGLMQVMPSTGRWVANKIGLTNFVQDMLTDVRTNILLGTNYMNMVLGSMDGSQVLATAAYNAGPGRLRSWRSALTKPMDATVFIESIPYSETRGYVKNVMTNATYYAALFEGRPQSMKARLGVVTPRGYGVNEMRGKEQGGPRDQEPREQEPQATQQTAHQDSLSSR
- a CDS encoding glutathione S-transferase family protein is translated as MQTIELDPTLSQTLAAAREPGLTLVIGTKNLSSWSMRPWVAMTAFGIPFTEVRVELDQPDTSSKIARYTHSGRVPVLLAGDITIWDSLAICEYLAEQFPDKHLWPQDVAARAMARSICAEMHSSFMSLRSTMPMNIAASLRGQGRTPETQADIGRVSEIWEECLSRFGHNEFLFGDFSLADAFYAPVVTRFNTYGVALPPALSAYCERVTRHPAVARWIEAAQAEAAGSGGSE
- a CDS encoding multifunctional CCA addition/repair protein gives rise to the protein MKTYVVGGAVRDELLGLPVKDHDHVVVGATPEQMVRQGFRAVGKDFPVFLHPVTHEEYALARTERKTAPGYKGFVFHTAPDVTLEQDLVRRDLTINAIARAEDGTLTDPFDGRGDIERRVFRHVSDAFAEDPVRILRVARFAARYTDFTVAPETNALMRRMVDEGEVDALVPERVWQELSRGLMEKQPSRMLQVLRDCGALARIVPELDRLWGVPQPEQWHPEIDTGIHLEQVVDYAAGQGYDLPVRFAALLHDLGKGITPAEKWPAHHGHEGLGAALVKEVCARLKVPTECRDLAVLAAREHGNVTRALELRCNTIVKLFERGDAFRKPARFLQLLQVAESDARGREGRTVSFRDAPFPQREHLETALGAARAVNAGEIAQACAERPERIPEMVRAARVRAVREALARQDESDEDPSDGEG
- a CDS encoding GNAT family N-acetyltransferase, which encodes MARLNLFRNPLHQWLGRPEPRPTIPVKELRERDRRRILRHFLQIEGRDRLLRFGSPITDEQVAKYVDSIDFKRDIVFGVYNRMFRLVAVGHLGFAEPEKDAATDKDRVAEFGVSVLKSARGLGIGSKLFERAAIVCRNHDVDTLYMHCLSSNQIMIHIAKKAGMEIHRDYGEADAYLKLGPADPSSVLREAMEEQLATLDYALKANVRRATKLWDMLPGRKK
- a CDS encoding IS110 family transposase, translated to MNFVGTPVVGIDVSKSKLDIALLKNGKLKSKVLPNNRDGYAELIKWLKNQDVTLDAVHICMESTGVYSEPVALALSDMGMKVSVVNPASIKGFGQSLIIRNKNDKADAALIARYCAAMSPALWQAPSHEQRQLRAWNEHLASLKDIRQQQANRIEALEFANQTEVAAHAKTHLDWLDKQIKQLENDIDDHIDRHPDLRHDAELIESIPGLGRGTAAKVLGRVGNLRRFGSAKELAAYIGVTPRQRQSGSSVRGRTTITRMGCRDLRAALYMPALTAIRKNPLLREFANRLQSTGMAKMAVIAAVMRKLVHQMYGVVRSGKPFDPNHMGKRLAGEHGI
- a CDS encoding Lrp/AsnC family transcriptional regulator; this translates as MTKIALDKTDRKILSILQEDGRLSNQDVAEQVSLSPSPCLRRIKRLEEEGVIRQYVALLDPDKIGLGLLAYVNVRLEKHSDAAAVAHSTARALGALPGTVSPREDFAVAVEQWPEVVACYAMTGEMDYLLRVHVEDMDHFSRFMMATLLRHPAVLDVKSSFALQRIKDTTALPLV
- the hppD gene encoding 4-hydroxyphenylpyruvate dioxygenase, whose amino-acid sequence is MQFTPWENPMGTDGFEFVEFAAPDPKALGQLFENMGFTAIARHRTKDVTLYRQGEINFIINAEQHSFAQRFARQHGPSVCAIAIRVDDAAYVYNKALEMGAWGFDNKTGPMELNIPAIKGVGDSLLYLVDRWRGKNAAKGQAPGSIGDISIYDADFVAIPGVDPNPVGNGLTYIDHLTHNVYRGRMAEWAGFYERLFNFREIRYFDIEGRLTGLKSKAMTSPCGKIRIPINESSDDKSQIAEYLNEYHGEGIQHIALGTDDIYRSIQGMRDNGIAFQDTIETYYELVNRRLPNHGENLDELRRLRILIDGQANSAHSAEPQRELLLQIFTQNVIGPIFFEIIQRKGDQGFGEGNFRALFESIELDQIRRGVLEDPAKAPA